One stretch of Tepiditoga spiralis DNA includes these proteins:
- a CDS encoding IS256 family transposase: MGNVLQEIIKEMVRKGEIRTIKDIKELTKSLTGNLIQEVLEAELEDELGYGKYDREKKNTENSRNGYRKKNLKSSSGMIELMVPRDRKGEYEPKIVPKYSNDISEIEEKIISLYARGMTTRDISDQIMDLYGFEVSAELVSKITNKLMPLIKDWQERPLHEIYTFVFLDAIYFNVREDGRIVKKAAYVIIGVDIDGIKDVLGIYVGEVESAKFWMGVLNNLKNRGVKDILVASIDGLSGFEQAINATFPQTMIQRCIIHQIRNTLKYVPHKDRKEFAKDLKTIYTALDEKTGYDNLTNVINKWGDKYYASLRSWEKNWHLLSTFFQFSDGVRKIMYTTNIIESLNRQFRKATKTKSIFPNDDAVLKSLYLTTKNVTKKWTARFHNWNAVISELAILFEERLKDYL; encoded by the coding sequence ATGGGAAATGTACTACAGGAAATAATAAAGGAAATGGTAAGAAAAGGAGAAATCCGAACAATAAAGGATATAAAGGAATTAACAAAATCACTGACAGGAAATCTGATCCAGGAAGTACTGGAAGCGGAACTCGAAGACGAGCTGGGCTATGGAAAGTATGACAGAGAAAAGAAAAATACAGAAAATTCAAGAAATGGCTACAGGAAGAAGAATTTAAAGAGTAGTAGCGGTATGATAGAATTAATGGTACCTCGAGACAGAAAGGGAGAATATGAACCCAAAATAGTTCCAAAGTATTCGAATGATATTTCAGAGATAGAGGAAAAAATAATAAGTTTGTACGCAAGAGGAATGACCACCAGGGATATATCTGATCAGATAATGGATTTGTACGGATTTGAAGTATCAGCTGAACTGGTGAGCAAAATAACAAATAAGCTTATGCCATTAATAAAAGACTGGCAAGAAAGGCCATTACACGAAATATACACCTTCGTTTTCTTGGATGCAATATACTTCAACGTTAGAGAGGACGGAAGGATAGTAAAGAAGGCTGCTTATGTAATAATAGGTGTTGACATAGATGGAATTAAAGATGTGCTCGGGATATATGTTGGTGAAGTAGAAAGTGCCAAGTTTTGGATGGGAGTACTTAACAACCTCAAAAACAGAGGAGTTAAGGACATACTTGTAGCTTCAATAGATGGTCTTTCTGGATTCGAGCAGGCTATAAATGCAACCTTCCCGCAAACTATGATACAAAGGTGCATAATCCACCAGATTAGAAACACCCTGAAATATGTTCCTCACAAGGACAGGAAAGAGTTCGCAAAGGACTTAAAGACAATCTATACAGCACTGGATGAAAAGACAGGCTATGATAATCTAACCAATGTAATAAACAAATGGGGAGACAAGTATTACGCTTCATTGAGGAGCTGGGAGAAAAATTGGCACCTATTATCCACCTTCTTTCAGTTCTCAGACGGGGTAAGGAAGATTATGTACACCACGAACATCATAGAGTCACTTAACAGGCAATTCAGGAAGGCTACCAAGACCAAATCAATATTCCCTAATGACGATGCTGTCCTTAAAAGTTTATACCTTACTACCAAAAACGTGACAAAAAAATGGACAGCACGGTTTCACAACTGGAACGCTGTTATTTCCGAACTGGCCATCCTTTTCGAGGAACGTCTTAAAGACTACCTCTGA